Proteins from a genomic interval of uncultured Desulfuromusa sp.:
- a CDS encoding extracellular solute-binding protein: MKKIVLLGVLALFSLAGFAQAETLSLLTWKGYAPQVLVDKFEKETGIKVEVTYSNNEEMIAKLRATRGAGFDLAQPSQDRISSVQEKYKIYQAMDYAKINSDLFIPSMLNAVKKNTLVGDDSFAVPFCWGTSGMIVNSAKAPGANSWKALLDSKYEGRVSYRLKRPTLIAMGFALGYDPFALYSDAAAYKAMLDKIAETLIAAKPLVKNYWANGDALLESMRSEEVFVAMAWDAGGWKLHDDNAAIDFVAPQEGALGWIDTFAIPSKAKNLDAAYKWINFMLRPENAGYFTTTEKYGTASQGANAFISPEVRGNFERTFPQAAIDNIKWYPPVPAKLESMEGKVLDKVKAAQ, translated from the coding sequence ATGAAAAAAATCGTGTTGCTGGGAGTGTTGGCGCTGTTTTCTCTGGCTGGGTTTGCCCAGGCGGAAACTCTGAGTCTGTTGACCTGGAAAGGCTATGCCCCCCAGGTTCTGGTTGACAAATTTGAAAAAGAAACAGGAATTAAGGTCGAAGTGACCTATTCCAACAATGAAGAGATGATTGCAAAGTTAAGGGCAACGCGTGGAGCTGGTTTTGATCTGGCCCAACCGAGCCAGGATCGGATTTCGTCAGTTCAGGAAAAGTACAAGATTTATCAGGCTATGGATTATGCAAAAATCAATTCTGATCTGTTTATTCCTTCAATGTTGAATGCCGTTAAAAAGAATACCCTGGTAGGGGACGACTCATTTGCTGTGCCCTTCTGCTGGGGAACATCCGGTATGATTGTCAACTCGGCAAAAGCACCGGGTGCTAACAGTTGGAAAGCTCTTCTGGACAGCAAATATGAAGGCCGCGTCAGCTACCGCTTGAAGCGTCCAACCCTGATCGCCATGGGGTTTGCCCTGGGTTATGATCCCTTTGCCCTCTACTCTGATGCAGCTGCATACAAAGCGATGCTTGATAAAATTGCAGAGACTCTGATTGCCGCCAAGCCCCTGGTGAAAAACTATTGGGCCAATGGTGATGCGCTTCTCGAATCGATGCGTTCTGAAGAAGTCTTTGTTGCAATGGCCTGGGATGCCGGTGGCTGGAAGCTGCATGACGATAACGCTGCTATTGATTTTGTTGCCCCACAGGAAGGTGCGTTGGGCTGGATCGATACCTTTGCTATCCCATCAAAAGCCAAAAACCTTGATGCTGCATATAAATGGATTAACTTTATGCTCAGACCCGAAAATGCCGGCTATTTTACCACCACAGAAAAATATGGCACAGCATCTCAGGGTGCAAATGCATTTATTTCCCCTGAGGTTCGCGGTAACTTCGAGCGCACTTTCCCGCAAGCAGCGATTGACAATATCAAGTGGTACCCGCCGGTTCCGGCTAAACTGGAAAGTATGGAAGGGAAGGTTCTTGACAAGGTCAAGGCTGCTCAGTAA
- a CDS encoding DUF47 family protein — protein MSFVSIFKNRTGIEREIDSFLNLASESGLIFIQGIDAYLINKIETFNEHLNHIVQTEKQADLLRHSIEDLLYRKTLIPESRGDVLELIERMDALLGRFKGVMFRVEIERPVIAPKFHDDLRILVNCVIQAVESATLSLRAYFKDISQATDHIHKVSFWETEADKATTCLQKAIFNDEELGLDLKMQLRDLSKSIDKIADQAEDLGDSLAIYVIKRSL, from the coding sequence ATGTCATTTGTCAGTATATTTAAAAATCGTACTGGAATAGAAAGAGAAATAGACAGTTTTTTGAATCTCGCCAGTGAGTCAGGCCTGATCTTTATCCAGGGCATTGATGCCTATCTGATTAATAAAATTGAGACCTTTAACGAACACCTTAACCACATTGTGCAAACAGAAAAGCAAGCAGACCTGTTACGCCATTCCATCGAGGATCTCCTGTATCGGAAAACCCTGATTCCTGAATCTCGGGGAGATGTGCTGGAATTGATTGAAAGAATGGATGCCCTCCTCGGACGGTTTAAAGGGGTTATGTTCAGAGTGGAAATTGAGCGACCGGTCATTGCCCCCAAATTTCACGATGATTTAAGAATCCTGGTCAATTGTGTCATTCAGGCGGTTGAATCGGCAACCCTGTCGCTCAGGGCTTATTTCAAGGATATTTCCCAAGCCACAGACCACATTCACAAGGTTTCTTTCTGGGAAACTGAGGCGGATAAAGCGACCACCTGTTTACAGAAAGCTATTTTCAATGATGAAGAATTAGGTCTGGATTTAAAGATGCAGCTCCGCGATTTGTCAAAAAGCATTGACAAGATCGCTGACCAGGCTGAAGACCTGGGCGACAGCCTGGCCATATACGTTATCAAACGCTCACTCTAA